The Desulfosporosinus acidiphilus SJ4 genome has a window encoding:
- a CDS encoding cache domain-containing protein — MLKEKVLKKFYIFVTIMLLMFSLAGCANKPVIPTTPQTGTSLNPQDHPAETPAQPRDKVSQANVETKTNDILNKKYPGDWKLSGNTLSKGAYTENGKFKMVDDVAALFPNTMGVSIFVGNQRISSSVIQQNTGQRVLGGYATPAAVGDVLKSGTTTSTLSSGYQNVYIPLKDSNAKTVAVMTISIPKQ; from the coding sequence ATGTTGAAAGAGAAAGTGTTGAAGAAATTTTATATCTTCGTAACCATTATGTTGTTAATGTTCTCTCTTGCCGGTTGTGCCAATAAACCTGTAATTCCAACGACACCTCAGACGGGCACATCTTTAAATCCGCAAGATCATCCAGCTGAAACTCCTGCTCAACCAAGAGACAAAGTAAGTCAGGCTAACGTGGAAACTAAAACCAATGATATACTTAACAAAAAGTATCCCGGTGACTGGAAATTATCCGGAAACACATTGAGTAAAGGTGCTTATACTGAAAACGGAAAATTTAAGATGGTTGATGATGTCGCTGCGTTGTTCCCAAATACAATGGGTGTGTCCATTTTCGTCGGCAATCAGAGAATCTCTTCCAGCGTAATCCAACAAAACACCGGTCAAAGAGTTCTAGGAGGGTATGCCACCCCTGCCGCTGTTGGCGACGTTCTGAAAAGTGGTACCACCACCAGCACCTTAAGCAGTGGGTATCAGAATGTCTATATTCCTCTTAAGGATAGTAACGCTAAGACCGTAGCAGTTATGACTATCTCAATACCCAAACAATAA
- the dsrJ gene encoding sulfate reduction electron transfer complex DsrMKJOP subunit DsrJ produces MFKNRRIIAAIIIFVGILTIPFLYNWGKSNKGPEINTGTIHQLATKQCIEPAEWMRANHMKLLDQWRNEYVREGKTVYVNSQGKSFKIGIDTCLNCHYNPALSPSDQFCVKCHDYASVKPTCWSCHPWPNGSTK; encoded by the coding sequence ATGTTTAAAAATCGAAGGATTATAGCTGCAATTATTATTTTTGTTGGCATCCTTACTATACCTTTCCTTTATAATTGGGGGAAAAGCAATAAAGGGCCGGAAATAAATACTGGGACTATCCATCAACTTGCTACTAAGCAATGTATCGAACCAGCAGAGTGGATGAGGGCTAATCATATGAAATTACTCGATCAATGGAGGAATGAATACGTACGTGAGGGTAAGACAGTTTATGTAAATAGTCAGGGAAAATCATTTAAAATTGGTATTGATACGTGCTTGAACTGTCATTATAACCCGGCCTTAAGTCCCTCTGATCAATTTTGTGTTAAATGTCATGATTATGCATCAGTAAAGCCGACTTGTTGGAGTTGTCATCCTTGGCCAAATGGGTCAACGAAGTGA
- a CDS encoding tetratricopeptide repeat protein encodes MNDTKKTQKLKTVIIVVLLAACLIGAGAYGFFSNNSSSTPLSSTSSNSDYTNARNRVDTLTQQLKSSPNDIGLQQDLGDAYYDLGTAARNNAPNEAKEDYSQAVKNYQVVLKNKQDLNVITDMATAAYYSQQFDLAEQSYQKALSINPNFTPALNNYGVFLYEYKKDNASAIRMWQTALNQDPNGPNSAQLKSLIKQAQNR; translated from the coding sequence ATGAATGACACAAAGAAAACCCAAAAATTAAAAACCGTTATTATAGTAGTCTTGCTCGCCGCATGTTTAATTGGGGCTGGGGCCTATGGATTCTTTTCCAATAATAGTAGTTCAACACCCCTTTCGTCGACTTCTAGCAACAGTGACTACACTAATGCCAGGAACCGTGTAGATACTCTAACCCAACAACTGAAATCAAGCCCTAATGATATCGGTTTGCAGCAAGATTTGGGAGATGCTTATTATGATTTAGGAACCGCTGCCCGAAATAATGCTCCGAACGAAGCAAAAGAGGATTATAGTCAGGCAGTAAAAAATTATCAAGTTGTTCTCAAGAATAAACAAGACCTCAATGTCATAACCGATATGGCGACAGCTGCCTATTATAGTCAACAATTTGATCTAGCTGAACAAAGTTACCAAAAGGCCTTAAGCATAAATCCAAATTTCACTCCCGCTTTGAATAATTATGGCGTATTTCTGTATGAGTATAAAAAAGACAATGCTTCAGCCATCCGAATGTGGCAAACTGCCCTGAACCAAGATCCCAATGGACCCAACTCTGCTCAACTTAAGTCCCTGATTAAACAAGCTCAGAATCGATAA
- the sigI gene encoding RNA polymerase sigma-I factor, translated as MQEQTIQQTLQAAKKGNKLAREEFIENHKPLILKISSNLCKRYLTWGHDEELSIALVAFNEAIDDYDPVQGASFYGFAKTIITRRLIDYFRKESKHQLLSLTPSESDNDIDHHYASEASLDIYKEKEQHNDFAETVKSYIIVLAEYGITLENLVEVSPKHRDSKATLYKVAQKLCSQPDLLQYLTKNKCLPLKELELLTGVKRKVLERGRKYLIATVLILSDPEFRSLKNFTQIDSITTRKGLA; from the coding sequence GTGCAAGAACAAACAATTCAGCAGACTTTACAAGCAGCTAAAAAGGGAAACAAACTTGCTAGAGAAGAATTTATTGAAAATCACAAACCATTGATCTTGAAAATCAGCTCAAATTTATGTAAGCGGTATCTAACTTGGGGACATGATGAAGAACTAAGCATCGCCTTAGTAGCTTTTAATGAAGCAATTGATGACTATGACCCTGTCCAGGGTGCCTCGTTCTACGGGTTTGCTAAAACTATCATAACACGACGATTAATCGATTACTTTCGCAAAGAGTCAAAACATCAATTACTCTCGCTTACCCCTTCAGAGTCTGACAACGACATCGATCACCATTATGCTTCCGAAGCGTCTTTGGATATATATAAAGAGAAAGAACAGCATAATGATTTTGCCGAGACGGTTAAGAGCTATATAATCGTTTTAGCCGAATATGGAATAACCTTAGAAAATTTAGTGGAAGTCTCCCCTAAACACCGTGACAGTAAAGCAACACTATATAAAGTGGCCCAAAAACTATGTTCTCAACCCGATTTGCTGCAATACCTAACCAAGAATAAGTGCTTGCCTCTCAAAGAGTTAGAGCTTCTTACCGGAGTAAAACGCAAAGTCCTGGAAAGAGGGCGCAAATATCTGATTGCCACAGTTCTAATCCTATCCGATCCTGAATTCAGATCTTTAAAAAACTTTACACAAATAGACTCGATAACTACGCGAAAGGGGTTAGCGTAA
- a CDS encoding anti-sigma factor domain-containing protein, whose product MAKTRGIVMKTSKKNTILYTEYGDYLNIKTPLAAPLLGQVMEVDLPIRKAISPSFLKIASIAAMLLLVLGVSVFNIVSGVNTAVAAVVMDINNSKELLVNSDAKVLKVIDLNQGTQISPSELELQGKDIYTSVALMVDQANTQGGFKQGKKPVMASIIPLNNRQADIVDQAKLRDSIRRLMIEKNISSDLMVSTTDETTQKTAQNLGMSVNNYLVYKGLMAKGFVVNPKGSGNNNTLHMLTEANTTLNSLFPKECVTINPQSETPQETPNAMETPMTGQNMPSNGTQKASLNPSPTPSSGQSQSSSPSTSHNPSSPNMTNTSPPTGYPMPSSSPKNITPSFPIPKQDNMPASSGSESHNMMP is encoded by the coding sequence ATGGCCAAAACTAGAGGCATTGTCATGAAGACCTCCAAAAAAAACACTATTCTTTACACTGAATACGGGGACTATCTGAATATCAAAACACCGCTTGCTGCTCCCCTTCTCGGACAAGTTATGGAAGTGGATCTGCCTATACGGAAAGCTATTAGTCCAAGCTTCCTAAAAATAGCTTCGATTGCAGCTATGCTGCTTCTCGTTTTGGGTGTAAGTGTATTTAACATTGTCTCCGGCGTCAATACCGCCGTAGCAGCTGTTGTAATGGATATAAATAATAGTAAGGAACTTTTGGTTAACTCTGATGCCAAAGTTCTTAAGGTGATTGATTTAAATCAAGGAACTCAAATTTCACCATCTGAGCTTGAGCTTCAAGGAAAAGACATTTATACATCTGTTGCCCTAATGGTAGATCAGGCCAATACTCAGGGAGGCTTTAAACAAGGCAAAAAACCGGTCATGGCAAGCATTATCCCCCTTAACAACCGTCAGGCAGATATCGTTGATCAAGCCAAACTCCGTGACTCTATTAGACGCCTCATGATTGAGAAAAATATTTCTTCCGACTTGATGGTAAGCACGACAGATGAAACCACACAAAAAACCGCTCAAAACCTAGGAATGAGTGTGAACAATTATCTAGTGTATAAGGGTTTAATGGCTAAAGGGTTCGTTGTCAATCCAAAAGGTTCAGGTAATAACAACACTCTTCATATGTTGACAGAGGCAAATACTACCTTAAACTCACTTTTCCCTAAAGAATGTGTAACAATAAATCCTCAAAGCGAGACACCTCAAGAGACACCCAACGCGATGGAAACTCCGATGACTGGCCAAAATATGCCTTCTAATGGTACCCAAAAAGCGAGTTTGAATCCAAGTCCGACTCCGAGTTCGGGTCAAAGTCAAAGTTCTAGTCCAAGTACAAGTCATAATCCGAGTTCACCCAATATGACTAACACCTCGCCACCTACCGGTTACCCAATGCCCAGCAGTTCTCCAAAGAACATTACACCCTCGTTCCCCATACCCAAGCAAGATAATATGCCTGCTAGCTCAGGCTCCGAGAGTCATAATATGATGCCTTAA
- a CDS encoding response regulator transcription factor, whose protein sequence is MRILLVDDEKKIITVLKAYLQQEGFQVTTALNGLIALTLFKENTYDLIILDLMLPGMSGIEICREIRKISSVPIIMLTAKVEEEDRIQGLGIGADDYITKPFSPREVVARVRAVLRRVNNETTPLADMISYNNGLTIDNIQHEVRLHDQVVPLTPTEFKILGALAKHPGRVYSRGQLVEIVQGHDFEGDDRVIDAHIKKIRQKIELSPSDPRIILTVYGVGYKFNPNPEL, encoded by the coding sequence ATGAGAATCTTACTCGTTGATGATGAAAAGAAAATCATCACAGTTCTTAAAGCCTACCTACAACAAGAAGGCTTCCAAGTAACTACCGCCCTTAACGGGCTAATTGCTCTGACGCTATTTAAGGAGAACACTTACGATCTAATTATCCTCGATTTGATGCTTCCCGGTATGTCCGGTATAGAGATTTGTCGTGAAATCCGTAAAATATCCTCCGTCCCTATCATAATGCTCACGGCAAAAGTCGAAGAAGAAGACCGTATTCAAGGCTTGGGCATCGGTGCAGATGATTACATTACCAAACCCTTCAGCCCACGCGAAGTAGTCGCTCGGGTTCGTGCTGTTTTACGTCGGGTGAATAACGAAACCACTCCACTTGCAGACATGATTTCCTATAACAACGGTCTGACTATAGACAATATTCAACATGAGGTTCGCCTTCATGATCAAGTAGTTCCACTCACTCCAACCGAGTTTAAGATTCTGGGGGCCTTGGCTAAGCATCCTGGACGGGTATACTCCCGTGGACAGCTGGTTGAAATTGTTCAAGGACATGACTTTGAAGGAGATGATCGCGTGATTGATGCTCATATTAAAAAAATCCGGCAAAAAATCGAGCTTTCCCCAAGTGACCCGCGTATTATTCTCACTGTTTACGGAGTGGGCTATAAGTTCAATCCCAATCCGGAGCTGTAA